Proteins encoded within one genomic window of Synechococcus sp. PCC 7335:
- a CDS encoding class I SAM-dependent methyltransferase, translating to MNVSSLFTRFLFLCLILTFTLGCTATAAIPIDSSDSIYSYKKPSSDGIGKVYYGREIASVMGYRGANWLSRPSRLSEERSDMAVDALMLERDDVVADIGAGLGYISFQLAKWVDQGKVIAVDVQPEMLALLEAERDQYDVKNIETVLSTESDPNLPAESIDMAVMFDAYHEFAYPKEMMTGIAKALKPKGQVVLAEYRAENPLVLIKKHHKMTQKQVKKEMRAVGLKWVNTDNRLPQQHLMFFEKAVDELR from the coding sequence ATGAATGTTTCTAGCCTATTCACGCGCTTTCTTTTTCTCTGTTTGATACTGACGTTCACACTAGGTTGCACAGCAACAGCAGCTATTCCCATAGATAGCAGTGATAGCATCTACAGCTACAAGAAGCCTAGCTCTGACGGTATTGGCAAGGTTTATTACGGTCGTGAGATTGCTAGTGTAATGGGCTATCGAGGCGCAAACTGGCTATCTAGGCCAAGTCGCCTAAGCGAAGAGCGTTCGGATATGGCGGTTGATGCGTTAATGCTAGAGCGTGATGATGTCGTCGCTGATATCGGAGCGGGTTTAGGTTACATCAGCTTTCAGCTAGCTAAGTGGGTAGATCAAGGTAAGGTCATTGCAGTCGATGTGCAACCTGAGATGCTAGCGTTGCTAGAAGCTGAACGAGATCAGTATGACGTTAAGAATATTGAAACGGTGCTTAGTACTGAATCTGATCCGAATCTTCCGGCTGAGAGTATTGATATGGCAGTGATGTTTGATGCATATCACGAATTTGCCTATCCAAAAGAAATGATGACAGGTATCGCAAAGGCCCTGAAGCCGAAGGGCCAAGTTGTGCTTGCAGAATATCGAGCCGAAAACCCTTTGGTCTTGATCAAAAAGCACCACAAGATGACTCAAAAGCAGGTGAAGAAAGAGATGAGGGCAGTCGGACTGAAATGGGTGAACACAGACAATCGACTGCCACAACAGCATTTAATGTTTTTTGAAAAGGCGGTTGACGAGTTACGCTAA